gatagatagatagatagatagatagatagatagatagatagatagatagatagatagatagatagatagatagatagatagatagatagatagatagatagataggcagacagagagaaagaaagaaagaaagaaagaaagaaagaaagaaagaaagaaagaaagaaagaaagaaagaaagaaagaaagaaagaacttgTTCTGTACTCTTGAAGGTTCTCAGTGTATCTGGTCAGTGCCTGGCTGATCAGCTTAACAACTTTTAAGTGCCCTTTTCAGTCGAGaagtttcatttcatttaatgcaaaatataactcTGGCGGTGTACCCTTAGAAGTATATTTCTCTTAGATCTTGATTATCAGACTATTCTACACTTCAAAAAATGCTTTACCAAAAATGTTACTTTATGTGTTATGTACTTCTCTGTTTAgttcaaatatattatataatgtgtAAGGATAAACAAGAATAGTCTGCATGACGTAATATTTAAGAGTCAGAAACACTAgggctttattattatttatttttatttgctcgttgttgttgttgttgttgttgttgtttctttgcTTGACTATCTTACCCATATTCAAAATATCTGATCTTACCAAGAGCTATTTATGAAGTCTGTGATGATCCAAGTGGTCACACAAGTGTGGACTAATTTGTCTGCACAGATCCCTCGATAAGGTTTCATTCATTGAGTCAAGATCGATGAAATTCaatcataataataaaccaaatgaATGCAATTAAACTGATTAGACAGGTGCAGGGGACCACACTCACAATAATTTCATTTTAAGGCATAATCATAAACAGTTAAACATGTTAAATATTCATAATACAATTTTCTCACTTTAATTTTTGACCAAGTTGATacacaaattatgcaaaaatatatatatatatatatatatattttgcagcaATACACATTCTCTATAACACAAGTTGATTAAGAGAcgacataaataaatacagtgcacCAGTACAAAGCAGCAGTCATGGTATTGTCAATAAACTATATACAGTTCTAAATCTcgaataaataatgacaacaacAGATATAACAAGAACACAAATCTGCGGTAAACTTACAGTTAACACTTCTTTTTTAGGACAAATAGGTGCTTGACCAAATATTTCAAGGAAATCATAGTACCCTATTCCAGTAacatcccaacctgcaaaaagtgGTATGACATTAAGTAATAAGATTTGACGTAATTTATTTCAGAAATGCGTTTACACTTTTTTCCTGTGTTCATCTCCGAGAATACCTGCTGCTTAACACCCGAGCCCGCTAAAAGACCCGATTCTCTCGAGTCTGACCCCAAAGCAGCTTCGCAGCCCGCCTTTCTTGAACCGACTCCACGAGCGCTTGGGTGTAGATAGTATGTCTCCTAGGAGACGCTCAAACGCGCTATCTTTTCCCGCCAGCGCTGAGTTTCGAGCGTCTGACTCCCAGAGATGCTCCGCTGGTTCGCCCAACTCGTTCTTCCCGGCTTTTGCATCTTTTTGCCCCACCGCCGACTCTTCTGATTCCACAAACGCTGTCATCAGTTCTTCATCTAACAACTGCTTAAGATTCTGGtgtaaacaaatatgtttttatgtagaTTATAGTGAAAGTGTCTACTAAACTATTTAGGGCGAGATTACAAGTTTAAGGTCTCACCTGTAAACTGGAAATTGGTTTGGCCCCGACCAAGTTTAAAAGTAGAAGTGAAGACACGCAGAAAATGTTGGTGATCATTATGTTTGTATTGCTGCAGGACAGCACTCGTCAGCGGTAGTTGTACGCGTCTCCGTTAACCCTCAGCCGTGTCCAGGTGCGCTCTTTTATTTAGCTGATTTCGTCACGGACACCCAAGAAAACGACACACCAAACCATACGGGGAGGGCTCTTTGTTTTCATCAAGATTCCCACCTCTTTGACATTGTACCTCTAATTCAATAATTAGATACTGCACATGATGATGGATCAGGAAACTGTTGCAGTGCATAGTGATAAAGAGGTGTAATGTACTAGTTATTGTTTCTATTTAGtgatttgggagaaaataaaataaaaaatgtcttattCCTCAGGTCCTCGTTGTACCCTACACTATGGCCTAACATTGATTCCACTCCAACCTATAAGCTCTACCGAAACAAATCTAGAacctctttttttaattattattattattattattatttgtttgtttaaaggaatattctgggttcaatacaagatgagctcaatcgacagtactGGTTACATAATGTTgacaaccacaaaaaaaaatcaaaaataaaattagacgcgttttaaaaaagcaaaataaaataaaatagagatTACAGCaagacacttgcaatggaagttaatggggccacattttggagggtttaaaggcagaaaagtttagaattttataaaagcacttacattcattcttctgttaaaacgggtattatttgagctgtaaagttgtttaaattgcctttttacagtcattttagggtttgccgCATTACCTCATCATGGCAAAAAAGATTTAAACTAGATataagtttagtaagtgattttatcacattgaaAGACAATTAGGCCTACACATATATTGTatacatcttgtgactatacttttggaatgtttacagattggccccattcactttcattgtacgtgCCTtatccctgctcagtcaatctccactttaactttcaaattcttgtgtttttggtgattcacattcttcatgcaaatcgcccctactgggcagggagaagaatttatagcaacAAAGgtctcaaatattgatctgtttctcacccacacctattagatcacttctaaagacattgtTTTAACCATATGGTCATATACTTCTTATgtgatttatgtgatttctgaaatgtcaacattttggcacccattcacttgcattgtctggacctacagagatgaattattcttctaaaaaactaaatttttacgGGTCAAGAAATGGTGTAATCCGAACTGTGTGGAAAATTATGACTTCTCAACGAACATTGAAgataaagggatctgccaatatcccttcgtcaaatccagtgtcgaataaaagcgagCTGCGCCAAACCGATTGAGCAGTTCATAAATCTGAGGCAgtgggtacgcatcaaatttagacaccgcattgacttttctataatccacacagaaccagaccGAGCCATCACACTTAGGAACCAGAATCTCCAgcctggcccagtcactgtgggattcttctagtATCCCCATATCTAGcgtggcctttaattcttcccataCTACTTATTTTTTGTGCTCGGGTGATCGGTAGGGACGACTGAGTACCACTACCAATGGGGTTGTTTCGATATGGTGCTCCATGAGATTGGTATGACTGGGGAGAGACGAGAACATGTCAGAGAACtctccttgcaacctggcaacctccgtGACTTGGGatagtgagaggtggtctccacaagtaattGGGTAACTCGATcagtggcttttaagttcacctccgccccaagctcctccctctctggaaccaccTCTATCCatggttttaggaggttgaggtggtaaatctgatatGCGCTGTTTCCCCAACTCGCCATGGCCATAGGTGGGCCCATGGTCGTGGATGAAGACCCCTCCTGGTGTATGAAGCTTCATagcacctgccggtcctccgctTGAGCCTGGAAGAATGCCTGGAACTGCTGCTCCTGTTCCAAACACAGCTCAAGCAGAACCTGATGTTGGGCTTGGTGGATGCCAGCATGGGTCTTGATTACTTAGGCCAGCGACGAGGACTAATTTCTTCCTCCTaaatcccgggttttggcaccactgtgacaGATCTGTAGCTCTCTTGTGAAGTAGGAAGCAGGGGTCAGGTGAATAGTCCATGTAATCCTTTATTACAAACACTTTgtcagcatacacacacacacacacacacacacagttttcttttcagcataacacctgaacacacacacaaaactgcagGTTGGACTGCCCttatatccctctccagctctcactgcaacacaaaacagcagtTAGAGATAATttaccacaggtgtcaatcctttcCGCTCTTCTTCTCCaggcctcactctccacagatgttGCTCGGCCACGCCTCCATTTCCACATGATGATTGCAAGCATTTTTGCTTTAGCTTTTTGGCAATTTTGTAGGTgggtaaacaaatgataataaatcAACACTGTTTGTATACTTTGGGCATTTGAAaacagtgtaatctgattcacaACTAAATTACTCTTTTCAACCAGTTCTTTTTTAGTGAATCAGGAACAGTTCTGATTCCCAAACACATGACTCTATTATGAGCcggctctttttagtgaatcaaaaagacTTATGAATCGGTTGATGACGCAATTCACTCACTCCAAGTAAAGCAAAAATTGCTACTACCGGTATATACTTTAGGCTCATGTGAGTTACTTACTGGTCGTTCTTATTACAACATGTACTTAAATACAAATTtgttgtaataaattaataatatgaaaaattattctggcaattaaatatttaataaataataaaacaataaaattatttacaaatgcaGTTCACTTTAAACatgcatgcagtttttttttattaatctcatATGTCTGTAAATTCTACTTGtaaaatgcaacaacaaaaaaagtaggGCAGTAAAAAATCTAACTGGCTGGTAAATTTTTTCATCTACCAGCCATCATGTAGTCTTATTTTGTATTACAACATACATCAACAAcaaagatgaaatatgagactGTGTTTTCTGTGTTCAAAACCTGCAGTACAGACATAGCAGGGCATTAATGCACCTCAATCCTTCATACTGTGACATACCGAATAACATTATCTACTCAGATACCTTGTTTTTGAAGGCATCATACAGTAGATGTATTCCTTGCTGCCAATTCTGTGCACACTGTATTGCGGTTGGTGGTCATAATTAAAATGCTGTCTGATGGAGCAGTTGaagaatgatatatatatatatacactaccgtttaaaagtttagggtcactaactcattctttctttatttttttcacattttagaataatagttaagtcatcaaaactatggaataacaaatggaactatgggaattatgttgtgactaaaaaaatctaaataaattaaaactgtgttatattttagcatcttcaatgtggtCACACTTTGCCTAGTATTTGCAgatatgtactcttgacattttcccaaccaacttcttgaggtatcaccctgggatactttttaaacagttttgaataGTTCACATCTATATGCTGGGCCCTTAGTGGCTTCTTGTCTTAATGACTTGGTCcatgtcatcaatttcaaaaacttttttgtatttatacaattttagctttgtaattaaataaattaatatgttggcacaattatatttttgtctacaaaactaatttcaaacatttaatggtagtgtatatatttcaacatttaattccatttatattgagaAATAAGCATTGTAGACATTCAATGTTCACTTGGTTATGTATGAACATAGTTCTACATTTGTTCTACATCATTAGATGTTATATTATAGTGCCTTGTATGCTGGCTAGAAACTTCTGTTTTTTCAGAGTTGCCTTCATACATAAGCACTGTCTGTTTAGTCATTAACTGTGCAGCTAGGCAGCTCTTAGATTGACAGCCATTCTTTCTCCTTCTCTCCTTGAGGCCATTTTGAGGGGTGGTAGAAGGATGGGTTGTAATGGTAAAGGATCTAGCCTTCTAATGCAAAATATTTGATGTTTGAATCAATAAGGAtccaagaaaaacagaaaaatactaCAAGAGATTGTTTGAAAagtgaacaatattttttaaagctaCAAACATTGGAAAGAACTATACAGTACATTAGGTCTCCAGCTTATTTCTTGCATGAGGATGGCTGGTTGTGTGACCACAGTTATTTGTTTAAAAGTTTAGAAACACCAtttcatttttatgtttgttaaaGAAACTGACCATTTTATTCACTGAGCATgctttaaattgatttaaatgcTGAAAATGAAAAACTGCATCCCATGCTTTCagcagcacatcccaaagatgcctAAAAGTAGTTGGTGAATAGGCTTAGTGCAATGCAGTGGTACATTTGCACTACATGAACACACTAGAAGTTTGTTCGTGGATGTTCAAATTGATATGGATATTGTATAAATAAAGGAATATGATTCATATTAGTTATATTATTGTTTGATTAttaggaatgtcataaaatatcaatacatTGATTATTGATCGGTACGTTATTTTCTCTGcttttttgaggcatcgatatatataaacattagctAACATTTAAAAACGAAGCTTAATTCGTGTgctttaccattcactttcagtttcGGACTTCTGTGTATTGTTGTCTGGCATAAAAGCTTTTGGGAACCAAAAATGGAATGGAACCAAAAATATTCATCCCTATATCAGATGAGTAGATAATAATTCAAGTCTGTTATgacaatatacatttatttgagtaAGCTATGTGTTTTAATATGTATCTGTGCATTAGTTTGAACTGCAATAAGTGCCATGTAATATTCTGAAATGAAACCATCTTTTAATGATAAATGCTTGGGGACTCACAGTCCTGTTTTTACTTACAGCCCAAGTTGCAcacattattttgtaatatttagaaATCCTAATTGTAATACTAACCTAAATTGCGAAGCAAAGGGAAATATAGTAATGGCACTGCAGATACCAAGTCTAAAGCACTTGTGGTTACCCACTGTAAAGCATGAGCATAAGACAAAATGCAGTATTGGAGTCTCATGAAGCTTTATTAGACTatcacattatttgtattttcataTTCACAAGTTATTCTTCTCCCTCAGGAACAATAAAGTAACTTTGTACACATCCACACTTAATCAAGCATTGAGCTGCTGTCTACGAGACCTGTAGGCAAAGAGTGACCATATGGAACAAGGCATATGCTTAGGGCTGCGAGGCGCAAAAAATGGATGCGGAGGAAACTGGGACATGAAGGGGTATTTGACAAGAGGCATGGGTTGAGGTCTATGAAACATGGCCAACTGGTACATTTGGGCATAACTAAGGTATGACTCAGGCTGAGCAGCCATGGCAGTGGTTGTGATGGGTGCAGGAGAAGTAGAATCTGGGCTCAAGTTAAAAGGAAACATTGGGTGCCAGCCTGGCTGGTGTGGTGCTCCACTGTGATAACTATGGTGGAAGTAAAATGTATCAAAAATTGGCATGAGATAATGATGGAACATGGGCTGTTGGATTACAGGGTCATAAAGAGCAGTTGTAGCTATAGCTGTCGTAGTTGTGGGTGGAGGAGCTTGGGTAGTAGGCACAGGTTCTGGATGAAAATTGAGAAAATGCCACCATGGTTTCCAATCTGGAAATGTAAAATGGTGGTTGAGGGGTGCCAAAAGGGTCTTGGACAGTATCTGGGGCTGTAGGGGCAACGGAGTTGCTGCAGGGGGAGGTGCAGGGGCAGTTGTTGGCAGTGTCATAGGACAAGTGAGTCAATTCTCGGTCACAATACAGTATAGTGAGTTGCCTGTCAGTATCCTGGAGGAAGACATGAACATTAAGAAAAGACTTGCATAATGCAAATAAATACAGATGGGATGACAAGAGGGATCTCAATATAGTGAGGTTACCTTAATTTCCCAACAGCTTCCTGTGAATGGTGCGGTGACAACCACTGTGCCACCAGTACAATACAAAGTGAACCCACATTTAGAGTACATCAAAAGCAGAGGCTTCCACGATCCACCAACTACGGTAGAAAAAGAGGGGTTCAAGATGGACTTTAAAAAACTCAATTTTCAAGACTACGGTAACTGTTAAATGTTATTGCCATAATAAATTCCAACCACCcaaaaacacaacacacatcaGCAGTAGACAGCAACTCCACAGGCTGCTGAACAGTGAGTTAAACCATGACAATTCCTGATTTCCATTACATCACATTGTTTTTATTACAGTCTTCCATATTTAATATGGGCAGCTCATCACTTGAACAAGCACAGTTCACTGAGCATGCTCTTTCCCTAATGAGAAGCCAATGGGGCTAATTAAGGTTTTAATGGCATGATGCATGGCAGTCTCTTCCAAATGTCCTTTATCTGCAAAAGAGATCATATTCAAAACATATAACAAATGTGTTGCCTAGAAAACCAGTAAACTGCAGGTTGTTATTAGTCAATTCAGTCTGTAGATGTTTGCTTTTGAAAACTTCTCATTTAAACTTTGAAACGTTTCAACATATTAATTAGTGTTTCAAAatgttgtagccaagtacatgtATCATGTATGAAGGCAATCATATCTTACAGATGGCTTCGACCTGTTTTCTTAATAGCTGTGGTAGATGCCAATGGCCTCTAAAATGCTAATCAGCCCCTGTTTGTCTTCATACTGAGCTCCAATGGAGAGCTATTGAGAGATCATCAGTCATGCCCCCACCACCTGTCCTCCTCATGCTGGGTGTAAACCAGCCTCTGGGCTTCATTGGTTTGAGCTAGGTCACCACTGCGCTCTTGATGTTTGACCAAAACCTGTATAGCCCACGGTTATGTTAGAAGGATGAGATGCATTTTAAGTCCCCCAACATGCCCCCCTACCCACACCATCCCCTTTTCTTGCCCTGAAACCCAACTGTAAATTCTACATCATTTACTGCAGCTGCTCATGTTTACGGCAGTGACTTAAAGTAAAGGGAGAGTTTACCCAAAACTAACAATTCtacaatcatttactcaccctcatgccgctTCAAACtcgtattactttcttctgcttaccacaaataaagatattttgaaggatgtgcgatgtgtttttgtctatacattgcaagtcaatggggtccaaaactttcaagctccaaaaatgcagcataaatattaactactttaatggtttaatccgtcttctgaagtgacacgatcgctttgggtgagaaacagaccaaaatttaagtccttattcattataaaaattaaaaataaaagttttggacccccattgacttgcattgtaaggacaaaaacacctcatacattcttaaaaaaatgtgttccaaagaagaatgAAAGCTTGAGACGGCATTAGAGTGAATTAATGGCAACCACCTAAAACACCCTCGCATCATGCTGGCAGTGTTATGGAGTAGCTAACTACAAGTAGcaatgctactaacttaactacatttttaaatagcttgacagtagctcatctgcttttaaaacagtgtagTTATTCAAGTAGCAAACTACCTTTTCCAGTAAGTAGCATTGTAGAGTGACTAAACACTACATCATGTTTTCGTCAGTTTATGACAAATAACTTTCTTTACTGCATAGAAGCCAAAGTTCTACTGGCAAATCATCTGATGAACTTGAAGCATATTCTGTCTGGAGCTCAGAATCAGGCAGCATCtttgttcttcttcttttgtaattgCAGATCTTAAACTAAAATTGTGCATTACCGCCATCTGCTACCAGCTTATTACAGTTTACGTtaagaagagattgtctgatggttctgtaaagtgaccaaccacaATTTGTTTACTTTTACATGACTTACAAATTGATAAATGAACTCCATTTTATTCTAGTAAACAATGTTTTAGACACTTTTTTGTTAATAGACAACATACAGTAACAGCATATTTAcctatactttttaaaaataaaataatcattttttttCTGGTCTGAATATGTTTATGTGACAGCGCGGAGGGCGGGGtcaggttgtgattctacacacccagtcctttatcaggctagtcaagcctccgagagggataaaggcagactgtggacggtggtgcgagagagagagaacatttacgggcagctgaccatcgtctttttggttcagtttaccattaaaatattatttatattgtcaagccggttcttgcctcctcctttcccttaatccctttacactggtgccgaagacccgggaaggaggagggatacgccatagtggagttctcgccacttCCATctaccccaacagagcagccacggccatcttccGGGGGagggaggagcccggccgcctggaagcggaggaaaggcgaggggagaaggggctcactgccgaccgcctggagcgggagaaccactgcaaGCAAGGGGCGGGGGAAACCCCTTCTGTTCCTCCGAGAACAtggtgggggggggggatttgttccatctgccaggggctggaggactgcctccgatccgcccggggaggcacggctgttgtccactagagggtggaggagttgctgaggaccaagctatggtgtatcggagaacggcgagtaagtgtttatttttttttctctctctctttctcctctctctctcccactgcccctccgcgttggccttttccctctcttttaaatgttacagtgttttttggggggtactacactgttacaggaagtaccccccatttttattatttttgtttccctcccttgTCCCTTCCCAGATTCAGGatggtggggatgacctgccagcagatggggcttagggcacgccctccagggtaaggggaggggggggggggggtgtacgtcatgccgggggctccccggcctgagagaataagggaggaatgtgacagggcatagggcggggccgggttgtgattctacagaCTATCGGGCTAATAaaacctccaagagggataaaggccgactgtggatggtggtgcgagagagaacgtttacggccAGCTGACGCAGCTGACAAAacatcctctttttcccagatattattattattattacatttgttttttacttGAAAAACGTGTCCAGctgggatttcaaaattgcctctaaatgtctgaGAGATTTTTGTAGAACGGCCTCTGTATTTGACCTGTTAAGCTGAAACTTGCATGTCAATGTCAAAAACGTCAAGAACATGAGCACAAGTGACATTTGTTCACATATTATCCATTCTCAATATTATGTGGCATGCAAAAAAACGGCATCCCAAGGAGAGTTTGTTATAAAAATTTGATCTTTAAGGAAGCTGGCTACACCTAGGCACAGTAgaaggactgaaaagtgtgaaggatagtatattaaaaaaaaatttttaatgacatctcatccatttttttttttttttctgttgtattttattttatggccaatATTATCTGTAATAATggtactattcattaaatgtattaaataaatgaaatgtattgttgCTATGTATACTCATGCATAGTTGCTATTGTATACTATGCATGAGTATACATCGTTCACAGTTATAATATTTGATTGTCCATCATTAAaggaattttttctttttttacttaacCTTAAACTACAGAAGGTATAAAGTCCGAATTAGcccatcttaaaaataaaaaaataaaaaaacctacatggccaaaagtaagtGGGTAAATCTGTTAATAACAAGGGGATGTCTACATAGTTTTGGTCATGTAgtacaaacaaacatgcaatgcAGTAATAGAAGAGGAGACAGAAGAACCCCTTTGTTAGTCACAAATATCTGTGTCCACTGCAGGAATCTCACTATTGATAAAGAACAGGACAGCCTGATGAACATTCAGCCTGTCAGCAACATCCTCAAATGCTCTGGAATGACGCTCTTGAGTCTTATCATGAGACCTAGTGGCAACAAAGCAAGTAAATTACAGTAAATGAGCGCttgataataatagtaataaagaaGAAATTTCCAATATTATGTGGCCATGGTCCAAGACACAACTGTAAACAAATGCTGCAAAACCTTTTTTAGAACTAACTTCTGAGCCCGAGAGGGAAGGTAGAATGTGACCGCAAGGAGAGTGTTTTagctcagtgtttcccaaccactgtgccaagGTACACTATTGTGATTGTCAGGTGTACCGTGGGAAATTATCaaattctacaaaataaataaatacataaataaatcattCTAAAAAATAATCGGGGGTCGGACTCCCacttgattgattacagcagtagTCAATTGCTTGCTTGGCAACCGCAGTCCTACAGAGGCAGAtcgcttgattggttacagcCAGGGGTggaatgggaagagaaattggcctgggaCTTTACATAGAAACTAACCCAAAAGTTGTTTGGGGGCCTCTGATTGCCcccaaagtgtgtcagcccactgggaaaatgccggtATAACTTATGCCCGGTATACCTTTTCTGGTAAACGTTGAATCACCAGTTGAAATCTGTAGGAAAATTATACCATAGATctactttgtgtttataattgatTATTCAATTGTTGTTTATTACCAACATGTTGTAGATTCACTTAAGTCCTTTGTGACATCCCAcagattgtttgttttttcagcctCTTTCTCATAATCCTGCCCCCTTCCACTAAATTACATCATAACTTGTGGTTCAGCACATATCCAGCCCACCACATTCCAAACCATTGACAGCACTTCACACTACACGAATATTGTCACCTCTTCACCAGCACCTCTTGTGCTATTTTAGTAAAGATAAGGCTAAGCTAAGACctagtttaatatttttagccCTGGTCTCTACTATATTTAACATGTCACGCAAATAGGAGTAGCATGGTTAGACTTGACAACATTATAATGTCATAACAGGAAGAAATATCACGCAACTGCTCCAATTATTCCTAATTTTTAATTGTGGTCAACTTTACATTAGTGTAtcatttagatttgttttattttcagagTAAAAAATGTGTGCCTGCCCATGCAGAAGTCGCAATCATAATGCTAGAGGCTGTCTGTGTTATTATCTGGGCATTGCTGTGTGATTCCAAGGGTTTGCTGAGTGGTTACCAGggaattgctaggtggttgttagggtttTCTGTAaggttactaggtggttgcttcTTAGGCCAAGTCAAAATAGCCCACCCCAAGACTCTACGATTTTTTGGTccttagatatggcttgggtcaaTTTAAGTTCATTCGATTTAAGCAGCCCACTTCTCCTAAACAAGCCTAACGATGTGAGATATCATGAGCGTATCACAAACGGTGCAGGACGAGTGCTATCATGAACTATGAAAAACAGACAATAggaatgcttgccttagcaaataaAGCTAAATAATGTAGGCCTCTGTGTAATGTATATGTTCTACATTATATCTGTCAGTTATCTTGCTTTAACGTAGTCTCAGTGTAATTTATTCCTATGGGAATCAACTGTTTCCGTTCACACAGACTACTACAGTAATGTGGGAAATATTCTGCCCTGAAGCTGGAACAAGCACGTTCCTTATTGCACTTAATGGTGGTGCTCTCAGAGGTTCCTCTTTCAGCTTGAGGTGTTTTGGAAAACATAAAACCACTAGATTACAtagataaattacattttgatccagttgcattcaaacacagtttTGTTTAGTCTGAAATTGTTATTGTTTACTACACCAACATTATGTGCACTCGAATCCCTAGAATTGTGTTGAGCTCCTTGATAAGATCTAGGTGTATATTTCTTTCATACTATGTTTGAGTTAACAAGTGCATTTAAGACACAATTTTCAGTTTCAGTCTATGAACGGGTGTTTTCAACTTATGCTggacaaaaaaattcaaataatctaATATTGTATTCATGAGGTAACATCTAACTGgaccatttttattaaaggaaaacatattatttattttgactgaaTTAACCTGACCACA
This sequence is a window from Xyrauchen texanus isolate HMW12.3.18 chromosome 37, RBS_HiC_50CHRs, whole genome shotgun sequence. Protein-coding genes within it:
- the LOC127630735 gene encoding C-type natriuretic peptide 3-like, which translates into the protein MITNIFCVSSLLLLNLVGAKPISSLQNLKQLLDEELMTAFVESEESAVGQKDAKAGKNELGEPAEHLWESDARNSALAGKDSAFERLLGDILSTPKRSWSRFKKGGLRSCFGVRLERIGSFSGLGC